Proteins co-encoded in one Bacillus infantis NRRL B-14911 genomic window:
- a CDS encoding response regulator has translation MTTKIVIIDDHQLFREGVKRILDFEKTFEVVAEGDDGNEALGLVEEYDPDVVIMDINMPTINGVEATKQLVEKYPDAKVIILSIHDDENYVTHALKTGASGYLLKEMDADALVEAVKVVADGGSYLHPKVTHNLVKEYRRLASDENGSSEGYTQVEIRRPLHLLTRRECEVLQLLADGKSNRGIGEALFISEKTVKNHVSNILQKMNVNDRTQAVVVAIKNGWVEVR, from the coding sequence TTGACTACAAAAATCGTCATTATCGATGATCATCAGTTGTTTAGAGAAGGGGTTAAACGTATTCTTGATTTTGAAAAGACATTTGAAGTTGTTGCAGAAGGCGATGACGGAAATGAAGCGCTGGGTCTTGTTGAAGAATATGACCCGGATGTCGTAATCATGGATATCAACATGCCGACAATCAACGGTGTGGAAGCGACCAAGCAATTAGTCGAAAAATATCCGGATGCAAAAGTCATCATCCTTTCCATCCATGATGATGAAAACTATGTAACACATGCGCTGAAAACGGGAGCGAGCGGCTATCTGCTGAAGGAAATGGATGCCGACGCACTTGTTGAAGCGGTCAAAGTGGTGGCTGATGGAGGCTCTTACCTGCATCCAAAGGTAACCCATAATCTCGTCAAAGAATACCGCCGCCTGGCATCTGATGAAAATGGCAGCAGCGAAGGATACACACAAGTTGAAATCCGCCGCCCACTGCATCTGCTGACACGCCGGGAATGCGAAGTCCTTCAGCTCCTTGCTGACGGAAAAAGCAACCGCGGCATCGGTGAAGCATTGTTCATCAGTGAAAAAACGGTTAAGAACCATGTGAGTAATATCCTGCAGAAAATGAATGTGAATGACCGCACTCAGGCAGTTGTTGTAGCCATCAAGAACGGCTGGGTTGAAGTGAGATAA
- a CDS encoding sensor histidine kinase encodes MTRKKFDTKTLDLILEKMVSTVGNSKDEIFRISEQCRQDFESLTSDLKEVKQAVVLTIDEGDQLEAQTRFARKRLSEVSMHFKDYTESQVREAYEKAHQLQMKLSMNRQQEKQLRERRDDIERRLLGIQETIDRAEHLVSQISVVMNYLMSDLKRMGEVLEDAKLKQDFGLKIIEAQEEERKRLSREIHDGPAQMMANVMMRSDLIERIYKERGAGEAITEIKSLKKMVRNALYEVRRIIYDLRPMALDDLGLVPTLRKYLQTIEEYHNTVKIYFSNVGDEKRLPPKYEVALFRLVQESVQNALKHAEAKEIKVKLEIRNDSISVVIRDDGKGFDTSQKKPESFGMIGMRERVELLEGQISFDSKINAGTIVLIQVPFME; translated from the coding sequence ATGACTAGAAAAAAATTCGATACGAAGACACTCGATCTTATATTAGAAAAGATGGTATCCACTGTTGGAAACAGCAAGGATGAAATCTTCCGCATAAGCGAGCAATGCCGGCAGGACTTTGAAAGCTTGACAAGTGATTTGAAGGAAGTCAAACAGGCAGTTGTCCTGACCATTGATGAGGGAGACCAGCTGGAAGCACAAACGAGGTTTGCCAGAAAAAGGCTTTCTGAAGTAAGCATGCATTTCAAGGACTACACAGAAAGCCAGGTAAGAGAAGCGTATGAAAAGGCGCACCAGCTGCAGATGAAGCTTTCGATGAACCGCCAGCAGGAAAAGCAGCTTCGCGAACGGCGGGATGACATAGAACGAAGGCTGCTCGGCATCCAGGAAACCATTGACCGCGCAGAACATCTCGTTTCCCAGATCTCGGTCGTCATGAACTATTTGATGAGCGACCTGAAGAGGATGGGAGAGGTCCTGGAAGATGCAAAGCTTAAGCAGGATTTCGGCCTTAAGATCATTGAAGCGCAGGAGGAAGAGCGAAAAAGGCTGTCGAGGGAAATTCATGACGGTCCTGCCCAGATGATGGCCAATGTGATGATGCGCTCTGACCTGATAGAAAGAATCTATAAGGAGCGGGGAGCAGGCGAAGCCATCACTGAAATCAAAAGCCTTAAGAAGATGGTCAGAAATGCGCTTTACGAGGTCAGGAGGATTATCTATGATCTTAGGCCTATGGCTCTCGATGACCTTGGACTGGTGCCGACTTTAAGGAAATATCTCCAAACCATTGAAGAATACCATAATACGGTGAAAATTTATTTCAGCAATGTCGGCGATGAAAAGCGGCTTCCGCCAAAATATGAGGTAGCTTTGTTCCGGCTTGTCCAGGAATCTGTACAGAATGCTCTAAAGCATGCTGAGGCAAAAGAGATCAAAGTGAAGCTCGAAATCCGCAATGATTCTATTTCAGTTGTCATCAGGGATGACGGCAAAGGGTTTGACACGAGCCAGAAGAAGCCCGAATCCTTTGGGATGATCGGCATGAGGGAAAGAGTCGAACTGCTGGAAGGGCAGATATCCTTCGACTCCAAAATCAATGCCGGGACAATCGTGCTGATTCAGGTTCCTTTCATGGAATGA
- a CDS encoding YigZ family protein: protein MLPSYKTVKGFAEHEIIIQKSRFIAHISRAESEEEALAFIQEIKKTHWNATHNCSAYLIGEHDHIQKANDDGEPSGTAGVPILEVLKKKQLKDTVAVVTRYFGGIKLGAGGLIRAYGKSASEGINAAGIVTRKLMKILSVKVEYTWLGKLENELRESVYSIKDIHYLENVEFEVFVEEAGINLFSEWITELTNGQGLIDEGELLYLEEDTA from the coding sequence ATGCTGCCCTCTTATAAAACAGTCAAGGGCTTTGCCGAGCATGAAATTATTATTCAGAAATCAAGATTTATTGCTCATATATCAAGGGCCGAATCAGAAGAAGAAGCCCTGGCATTTATACAGGAAATCAAAAAAACACACTGGAATGCTACCCACAATTGCTCAGCCTACCTGATCGGGGAACATGATCATATCCAGAAAGCGAATGATGACGGTGAACCCAGCGGCACTGCGGGGGTCCCGATATTGGAAGTCTTAAAAAAGAAACAGCTGAAAGATACAGTTGCAGTAGTAACAAGATATTTTGGAGGCATCAAGCTTGGAGCCGGGGGTCTCATCCGCGCTTATGGAAAATCAGCCTCTGAGGGCATCAATGCGGCTGGCATAGTCACAAGAAAGCTGATGAAGATTTTATCAGTAAAGGTGGAATATACTTGGCTCGGCAAGCTGGAGAATGAACTCCGTGAATCTGTTTACTCCATAAAGGATATACACTACCTGGAAAACGTAGAGTTTGAGGTGTTTGTTGAAGAAGCTGGCATAAACCTATTCTCAGAATGGATCACTGAGCTCACCAATGGGCAAGGACTGATTGATGAGGGAGAATTGCTGTATCTGGAAGAAGATACGGCTTGA
- a CDS encoding LCP family protein — translation MSANRQMVKVQKKRKRRRRVVMWIIVPLLVLVLGATAYGAFLYSKAQTVIEKSYEPVERESTKRDTAVDPGIDNVSILFVGVDDSSTRNFSSSSRSDALMLATLNEKTKSVKLLSIPRDSYVYIPELGYNDKITHAHANGGVATTIETVEEMLDIPVDYYVKMNFNAFIDVINALEGIEVEVPYELSEKDSEDRNHAINLEPGLQELNGEEALALARTRKLDNDIERGKRQQEILKAIVKKGSSVKSVSKYADVMEAVGDNMSTDLSFDEMKSFINYATAGTSLDIETLNLAGQDAYIDGIYYYQLDDEELEQTILTLKEHLELVPEGSSETDTDSTVSDDTGEDSSY, via the coding sequence ATGTCTGCTAATAGACAAATGGTAAAGGTTCAAAAGAAAAGAAAACGCCGCAGGAGAGTCGTGATGTGGATCATTGTGCCTCTTCTCGTGCTCGTTCTTGGGGCGACGGCTTATGGCGCTTTTCTGTACAGCAAAGCGCAGACGGTCATTGAAAAATCCTATGAGCCGGTTGAGAGGGAATCAACAAAGCGCGATACAGCAGTTGATCCCGGAATAGATAATGTGTCCATCCTTTTTGTTGGGGTGGATGACAGCAGTACCAGGAATTTCAGCAGCAGCTCCCGTTCAGATGCCCTGATGCTCGCAACACTGAACGAAAAGACCAAATCTGTTAAGCTGCTCAGCATCCCCCGGGATTCTTATGTTTATATCCCTGAATTGGGCTATAATGATAAAATTACGCATGCCCATGCCAATGGCGGGGTTGCCACAACAATTGAAACAGTCGAAGAAATGCTGGATATCCCTGTCGATTATTATGTAAAAATGAACTTTAACGCGTTCATAGATGTTATTAATGCCTTGGAAGGCATTGAAGTAGAAGTCCCCTATGAACTTAGTGAAAAAGATTCGGAGGACCGGAATCATGCGATTAATCTTGAACCGGGACTGCAGGAGCTTAACGGAGAGGAAGCCCTGGCTTTAGCCCGTACCCGCAAACTGGATAATGACATTGAGCGCGGAAAGCGCCAGCAGGAAATCCTTAAAGCGATTGTAAAAAAAGGCTCCTCTGTCAAGTCTGTCTCCAAGTATGCAGATGTGATGGAAGCTGTCGGAGACAATATGTCTACAGATCTCTCCTTTGATGAAATGAAGTCATTCATCAATTATGCGACTGCTGGAACATCTCTTGATATTGAAACATTGAATCTGGCCGGGCAGGATGCCTATATTGATGGAATTTATTATTACCAGTTAGATGATGAGGAACTTGAGCAAACGATCCTCACCTTAAAAGAACATCTTGAACTCGTCCCGGAAGGCAGCTCTGAAACGGATACAGACAGCACTGTCTCTGATGATACAGGCGAAGATTCCAGCTATTAA
- a CDS encoding helix-turn-helix domain-containing protein — MDFSAIGQKIRDLRKLLGLSQKELAEGICTQAQISKIEKGDVYPYASTLYLISQKLGVDVNYFFHIGTTPRLDYILEVERQLEITRRSFDYETMRSIIKGEENNPLFTQNPVNRQLIQWHRGIYEYHLNKNPIKAHQVLNEAIALTHGKLWTEREIEILLSKGIILFEENELEEALAVYRDAKRFIDSLATLQDVMLMTKLHYNIARVLTRLSRYEESIESCTKGIAWCLEKDHLFLLGELHYHTGYNYELSHQLAEAKKYMEKALLIFELQNDTKYHSYINNKLKTWNFPI, encoded by the coding sequence ATGGATTTCTCAGCAATCGGACAAAAAATAAGGGATCTCAGGAAGCTGCTGGGATTATCTCAGAAAGAACTGGCAGAAGGCATATGCACCCAGGCACAGATAAGCAAAATAGAGAAAGGGGATGTATACCCGTATGCGTCCACACTTTACCTGATTTCCCAAAAGCTTGGTGTGGATGTTAACTACTTCTTTCATATAGGTACAACACCGAGGCTGGATTATATATTGGAGGTCGAACGCCAGCTGGAAATCACCAGGCGCAGCTTTGATTATGAAACCATGCGTTCTATCATTAAAGGGGAAGAGAATAACCCTTTATTTACACAAAATCCTGTGAACAGGCAGCTGATCCAGTGGCATAGAGGCATATACGAATACCACCTTAATAAGAATCCGATTAAAGCACACCAGGTCCTGAATGAGGCCATTGCTTTAACACATGGGAAGCTGTGGACAGAGCGTGAAATTGAAATTCTCCTGAGCAAGGGCATTATACTCTTTGAAGAAAATGAGCTTGAAGAGGCCCTGGCCGTTTACAGGGATGCCAAGCGCTTTATTGATTCACTGGCCACTCTGCAGGATGTTATGCTGATGACGAAACTGCACTATAACATTGCGCGGGTGCTCACCAGACTTTCAAGATATGAAGAGTCCATTGAAAGCTGCACAAAAGGGATAGCCTGGTGCCTTGAAAAAGATCATCTCTTCCTTCTCGGTGAACTTCATTATCATACAGGCTATAATTATGAGCTGAGTCACCAGCTGGCGGAGGCGAAGAAATACATGGAAAAGGCACTTCTCATATTTGAACTGCAGAACGATACGAAATACCATTCTTATATCAATAACAAATTGAAAACCTGGAATTTCCCGATCTAG
- a CDS encoding efflux RND transporter periplasmic adaptor subunit: MKSWQAGLLAAGVIAFTGANTYLIIKEDSKIDKSVYISEWQRAAQGDLKETLSKPGVAIPQSEYPVYFSEEDGTFSKFLVKPGDKVTPGTPLYEYESVNLDRDRNRIESEIEQLTNQIDSVQNHISSLNNYLSALEAEQAYTSTDAEKEEKDLSVSIHDTEKEILLQELEADLLEDERDKYEEQLDYVNEQTGVMSYLSEIEGQIVSISEDLDNPVLMIRSEAAAVKGKLDEKELQKVVQGQETAVESGTLKKDFTGRVASVQTMPETPLSTETQASYPFTVELDQAQEKLENLHPGMQLNVEITTGEAKDAVVAPSKSIMKQNDKEYVIVLNSVGKTEKREVQEGLKVKGSSEVVSGLEQQEPLMLHPKPAAEISREFFTPFTMDKFYPGALKHMTNREKLKYFLLGMFNR; encoded by the coding sequence ATGAAAAGTTGGCAAGCGGGTCTACTGGCAGCAGGTGTAATAGCTTTTACAGGGGCAAATACATACCTGATCATAAAAGAAGACAGTAAAATCGATAAATCAGTTTATATAAGCGAATGGCAGCGGGCTGCCCAGGGAGATTTAAAAGAGACCCTCTCGAAGCCTGGGGTAGCCATCCCCCAGTCTGAATATCCCGTTTATTTCAGCGAAGAGGACGGAACATTCTCAAAGTTTCTGGTGAAGCCAGGCGATAAAGTAACGCCAGGAACACCTTTGTACGAATATGAATCGGTCAACCTGGACAGGGACAGGAACAGGATTGAGTCCGAAATTGAACAGCTTACAAACCAGATTGACTCGGTCCAGAACCATATTTCCAGCCTGAACAACTATTTATCTGCTCTTGAAGCCGAACAGGCATATACTTCCACTGATGCTGAAAAAGAAGAGAAAGATCTTTCCGTAAGCATCCATGATACAGAAAAAGAAATTCTGCTCCAAGAGCTTGAAGCTGACCTGCTTGAAGACGAAAGAGATAAGTACGAAGAGCAGCTCGATTATGTCAATGAACAGACAGGTGTGATGAGCTATCTGAGCGAAATAGAGGGGCAGATCGTGTCGATAAGCGAAGACCTGGACAATCCAGTGCTCATGATCCGTTCTGAAGCTGCTGCAGTAAAAGGCAAGCTGGATGAGAAGGAGCTGCAGAAGGTTGTTCAGGGCCAGGAAACGGCTGTAGAGTCAGGAACACTTAAAAAGGACTTTACAGGAAGAGTAGCAAGTGTCCAAACGATGCCTGAAACACCTTTATCGACTGAAACACAGGCAAGCTATCCATTCACAGTAGAATTGGATCAAGCCCAGGAGAAGCTCGAAAACCTTCACCCGGGAATGCAGCTCAATGTTGAAATCACAACAGGCGAAGCAAAAGATGCTGTTGTGGCTCCTTCTAAAAGTATTATGAAGCAAAATGATAAAGAATATGTCATTGTTCTGAACAGCGTGGGGAAAACAGAAAAACGGGAAGTACAGGAAGGATTGAAGGTCAAAGGCAGCAGCGAGGTTGTCTCAGGACTGGAACAGCAGGAACCGCTGATGCTGCATCCAAAACCTGCAGCTGAAATCAGCCGGGAGTTCTTCACACCATTTACTATGGATAAATTCTACCCAGGTGCACTGAAGCATATGACCAACAGGGAAAAGTTAAAGTATTTCCTTCTTGGTATGTTTAACCGCTAG
- a CDS encoding glycosyltransferase family 4 protein: MIYLTMLICFITSILITPLVKKLAFKIGATDKPNQRKVHQKIMPRLGGLAIYISFIAGLLILQPEAPYNMAIILGSLIIIATGVLDDMIEISAKVKLAGQLAAAAIVVIWGGVHVEFVNLPFGGMLEFGMLSIPLTILWIVGITNAINLIDGLDGLAAGVSSIALITISGMAIIMGDPYVVAIGSITLASTLGFLIYNFHPAKIFMGDTGALFLGYIISVLSLLGFKNVTMISFIVPVIILGVPISDTFFAIIRRIVTKKPLSAPDKSHLHHCLLRLGYSHRQTVILIYAMAAFFGLTAVIFSQAKVWGSFVVIGVLLLLIEVFAEKVGLMGKDHRPLLKVMRDIRYSTAKDR; encoded by the coding sequence ATGATTTACTTGACCATGTTAATTTGTTTCATCACCTCCATTCTTATTACACCTTTAGTAAAAAAACTTGCCTTTAAAATTGGCGCTACAGACAAGCCCAACCAGCGGAAGGTCCACCAAAAGATTATGCCCCGGCTGGGCGGCCTTGCCATTTATATAAGTTTTATCGCAGGCTTGCTGATTCTCCAGCCTGAAGCACCTTACAATATGGCGATCATCCTTGGAAGCCTGATCATCATTGCAACCGGGGTTCTGGATGATATGATCGAAATATCAGCAAAAGTTAAGCTTGCCGGTCAGCTGGCTGCAGCAGCCATCGTTGTTATATGGGGAGGCGTGCATGTTGAGTTCGTCAACCTCCCATTCGGAGGCATGCTTGAATTTGGGATGCTGAGCATACCGCTCACGATTCTTTGGATTGTCGGCATCACTAATGCCATCAATTTGATTGATGGTCTGGATGGCCTGGCAGCAGGTGTGTCATCAATTGCCCTGATTACTATTTCAGGGATGGCCATCATTATGGGCGACCCTTATGTAGTGGCAATCGGAAGCATCACACTTGCAAGCACACTCGGATTCCTGATTTACAATTTCCATCCGGCAAAGATATTTATGGGGGATACAGGAGCCCTTTTCCTTGGCTATATCATTTCTGTATTATCACTGCTTGGATTTAAGAATGTAACCATGATTTCTTTCATCGTTCCTGTTATTATCCTCGGAGTTCCAATTTCTGATACATTCTTTGCGATTATTCGCAGGATTGTCACGAAAAAGCCTTTATCAGCTCCGGACAAATCCCATCTTCACCATTGTCTGCTGCGCCTTGGCTACTCCCATCGCCAGACAGTAATCCTGATATATGCGATGGCTGCATTTTTCGGACTAACGGCGGTCATCTTTTCCCAGGCTAAGGTGTGGGGATCATTCGTTGTGATAGGAGTCCTCCTGCTGCTCATCGAAGTATTCGCTGAGAAAGTCGGTCTGATGGGCAAGGATCACAGGCCATTGCTTAAGGTCATGCGCGATATCCGGTATTCGACGGCGAAAGACAGATAA
- the secA2 gene encoding accessory Sec system translocase SecA2: MLTMLKKFGDTNDRRLKKYKKIVEEINSLEPSYQKLSDQELQNKTTEFKQQLSSGEKIENIRPHAFAAVREASRRVLGLRHYDVQLIGGLVLSDGNIAEMPTGEGKTLVASLPSYLRALEGKGVHVITVNDYLAARDRNLVGKIHEFLGLTVGLNVPMLSPEEKKAAYQADITYGIGTEFGFDYLRDNMAASLSQKVQRPYHYTIIDEVDSVLIDEAKTPLIVAGKMESSSELHYIGSRLAKRFKADVDYTFDVETKATSLTEEGIEKVEKAFGIDNLYELEHQTLYHYMIQAVRAHVMFEKDVDYIIKDSEIKLVDMFTGRIMDGRTLSDGLHQALEAKEGLEITEENKTQASITIQNYFRMYPLLSGMTGTAKTEEKELMEIYGMDVIQIPTNKPIIREDLSDKVYKTAEQKYKAMVEEVKGRHSKGQPVLIGTASILQSEKAAEYLKKAGLSFELLNAKTVEQEVRLIEMAGQKGRITIATNMAGRGTDIMLGEGVHDLGGLFVLGTEKHESRRVDNQLKGRSGRQGDPGSSQFFISLEDDMFRRFAKEDAEKLLASIQADGTGLIQGKKIHEFVDRIQRIVEGSNYSMREYNLKLDDVINEQRNVIYHLRNKALSDDNILPVILPMVHSAAGKLIAHYEEEGIQQEALNIKGLADELNLLLAGGSIDLSEDQYEIQDIKEIAERKIKDYLAYAGTLGEDEMLQNALKHLLTAIIDRNWIIHLENMARLKEGIGMRHYQQEDPMRLYQKEGLELFESTYFLIEKEISRKLAEIIRSISQDS; this comes from the coding sequence ATGCTGACAATGTTAAAGAAATTTGGCGACACAAATGACCGCCGCTTAAAAAAATACAAGAAAATAGTCGAAGAGATAAACAGTTTGGAGCCGAGCTATCAGAAGCTCAGCGACCAGGAACTGCAAAATAAAACAACTGAATTTAAACAACAGCTCTCCAGCGGGGAGAAAATTGAAAATATACGCCCTCATGCCTTTGCTGCAGTCAGGGAAGCTTCAAGAAGGGTGCTTGGGCTCAGGCATTATGATGTGCAGCTTATCGGCGGACTTGTACTGTCTGACGGCAATATTGCCGAAATGCCTACAGGTGAAGGAAAAACCCTGGTAGCATCCCTTCCTTCTTATCTGAGAGCTCTTGAAGGCAAAGGGGTCCATGTCATAACAGTTAATGACTATCTCGCTGCCAGGGACAGAAATCTTGTTGGAAAAATCCATGAATTTCTCGGTCTTACTGTCGGCTTGAATGTACCTATGCTTTCCCCTGAAGAAAAAAAGGCTGCATACCAGGCGGATATCACTTATGGGATTGGAACGGAGTTCGGCTTTGATTACCTGCGGGACAATATGGCAGCGTCGCTTTCCCAGAAAGTTCAGCGTCCGTATCATTATACAATTATAGATGAAGTGGACAGTGTTCTGATAGACGAAGCAAAAACACCGCTTATCGTAGCCGGAAAAATGGAATCGAGCTCAGAGCTTCATTATATTGGTTCAAGACTGGCGAAAAGATTCAAAGCTGATGTGGATTATACATTTGATGTAGAGACGAAGGCGACAAGTTTAACTGAAGAGGGAATCGAAAAAGTTGAAAAAGCCTTTGGGATCGACAATCTTTACGAGCTGGAGCATCAGACGCTGTATCATTATATGATCCAGGCAGTCCGTGCCCATGTGATGTTTGAAAAAGACGTTGACTACATCATTAAAGACAGTGAAATCAAGCTCGTTGATATGTTTACAGGCCGTATCATGGACGGGCGGACATTAAGCGACGGACTCCATCAGGCATTGGAAGCAAAAGAGGGCCTTGAGATTACAGAAGAAAATAAAACTCAGGCATCCATCACCATCCAGAATTACTTCAGGATGTATCCATTGCTTTCCGGTATGACCGGCACAGCTAAAACGGAAGAAAAAGAATTGATGGAAATCTACGGGATGGACGTCATTCAGATTCCGACAAACAAACCGATCATCCGGGAAGATCTTTCAGACAAAGTATATAAAACAGCAGAACAGAAATACAAAGCAATGGTTGAAGAGGTTAAAGGCCGTCACAGCAAGGGGCAGCCTGTCCTCATAGGAACAGCCTCTATCCTGCAGTCCGAAAAGGCTGCTGAATATTTGAAAAAGGCCGGACTTTCATTCGAACTCCTTAATGCCAAGACAGTGGAGCAAGAGGTCCGCCTTATTGAAATGGCCGGACAAAAAGGAAGAATAACAATTGCAACCAATATGGCCGGCCGCGGAACGGACATCATGCTCGGTGAGGGAGTCCATGATCTTGGCGGACTTTTTGTCCTCGGTACTGAAAAACATGAAAGCCGCAGGGTTGATAACCAGCTGAAAGGAAGATCAGGGCGCCAGGGCGATCCCGGGAGCAGCCAATTCTTCATTTCGCTTGAAGACGATATGTTCAGGCGCTTTGCCAAGGAAGATGCGGAGAAGCTTCTTGCCTCTATCCAGGCTGACGGAACCGGGTTGATCCAAGGGAAGAAAATCCATGAATTCGTTGACCGCATTCAAAGGATTGTGGAAGGATCCAACTATTCTATGCGGGAGTACAATTTGAAGCTTGATGATGTGATCAACGAGCAGCGCAATGTCATTTATCATCTAAGGAATAAGGCATTGAGCGATGATAATATTCTTCCTGTCATCCTGCCTATGGTCCACTCTGCCGCCGGTAAGCTTATTGCCCATTATGAAGAAGAGGGGATCCAGCAGGAGGCCTTGAATATAAAAGGCCTGGCAGACGAACTTAATCTGCTGCTTGCGGGTGGATCGATAGACTTGAGTGAGGACCAGTATGAAATCCAGGATATTAAAGAAATAGCCGAACGCAAGATCAAGGACTATCTGGCCTATGCAGGTACACTTGGTGAAGATGAGATGCTGCAAAATGCCCTTAAGCACCTGCTTACTGCCATCATAGACCGCAACTGGATTATTCACCTTGAAAATATGGCCAGGCTTAAAGAAGGAATAGGCATGAGGCATTACCAGCAGGAAGATCCTATGAGACTCTATCAGAAGGAAGGCCTTGAGCTATTTGAAAGCACCTATTTCCTGATAGAAAAAGAAATCAGCCGAAAGCTGGCCGAGATCATCAGATCCATTAGCCAAGACTCATAA
- a CDS encoding accessory Sec system S-layer assembly protein, whose amino-acid sequence MLSFFKKNKQEKPVKQGTDSTISSKELLNETGNEAAAEEVETALSLHPATNITAEQQYVLRFLNNELPPLLPNQISLAGIELQQDGGSVTVAAFVRSSLSKAVEFKKTHLLLVGPDEEILARKEFDLTEIGEIPAKSSRPWNFTFNSSDLLTDSIPAEGWKLAFEIRNNEEHRLDLDEAWENSLSSSDKEKLKQMVEQMDPPKIGEINFMGIQAKVADNEDLQVTLLIRNGNDQNVMLQQLPLQVEDATSEVIAKGGFQLDKFELKANTSKPWTFIFPKSLLLKDNPDLSSWKAYPLQQQVQTEI is encoded by the coding sequence ATGTTATCTTTCTTTAAAAAGAATAAACAGGAAAAGCCTGTCAAACAAGGCACTGACAGCACGATATCTTCAAAAGAATTACTGAATGAGACAGGGAATGAAGCGGCTGCAGAAGAGGTGGAAACTGCACTATCCCTCCATCCGGCCACAAATATTACAGCAGAGCAGCAGTATGTTTTAAGGTTCCTTAATAATGAACTGCCTCCCCTTCTGCCGAATCAAATTTCCCTGGCAGGAATTGAGCTGCAGCAGGATGGCGGATCTGTGACAGTTGCCGCTTTTGTCCGCAGCAGCCTTTCAAAGGCCGTTGAGTTCAAGAAGACCCACTTATTGCTTGTGGGGCCAGATGAGGAAATTCTCGCACGGAAGGAATTTGATCTTACAGAAATTGGTGAAATACCTGCCAAAAGCAGCCGTCCGTGGAATTTTACTTTTAACAGTTCTGATTTACTGACAGATTCGATCCCTGCAGAAGGCTGGAAGCTTGCTTTTGAAATTCGGAATAATGAGGAGCACAGGCTGGACCTGGATGAAGCCTGGGAGAATAGCTTGAGCAGCAGCGACAAAGAAAAGCTTAAACAGATGGTTGAACAAATGGACCCGCCAAAGATCGGGGAAATCAACTTTATGGGCATCCAGGCAAAAGTTGCTGACAATGAAGATCTGCAAGTCACACTCCTGATCCGAAATGGAAACGATCAGAATGTCATGCTTCAGCAGCTGCCGCTCCAGGTGGAAGACGCCACCTCCGAAGTAATTGCAAAAGGCGGCTTTCAGCTCGACAAGTTTGAACTCAAAGCCAATACAAGCAAACCATGGACATTTATTTTTCCGAAAAGCCTACTATTGAAAGACAACCCTGATTTAAGCAGCTGGAAGGCTTATCCCCTTCAGCAGCAGGTTCAAACGGAAATTTAA